In the genome of Mucisphaera calidilacus, one region contains:
- a CDS encoding GNAT family N-acetyltransferase, translating to MAGSSSQGVGLSMERVSGGRCPEALALLLTGRWGDPGRMVEGFRAYILQQGLSLDLLWVARMDGEPTAAVLLLPNVGRSAMVFVSPCRSQEQAGVLTAVLSHAAESSEGLAGYLTQVLLEPSQRLEKSAVLLGGYEHLADLGYLQRTLREGDGSDAMPGGYRVETADVAPSGWLERVILSSYERTLDCPSLVGRRAIEDIVAGHKATGVFDPTLWFILVEEASEEPVGVTLINPLVQPGGYELVYLGVGVSHRGRGLAGWMMRYAMGALCGRSSSGTLYLAVDQRNVPALKLYAGLGFRQTAERAAYLRML from the coding sequence ATGGCCGGATCGTCATCTCAAGGTGTCGGGTTGTCGATGGAGCGTGTCTCGGGCGGGCGTTGCCCGGAGGCGTTGGCGTTGTTGCTGACGGGTCGTTGGGGGGATCCGGGGAGGATGGTGGAGGGATTTCGGGCGTACATCCTGCAGCAGGGGTTGTCGCTGGACCTGCTGTGGGTGGCGCGGATGGACGGTGAGCCGACGGCGGCGGTTTTGCTGCTGCCGAACGTGGGTCGTTCGGCGATGGTGTTCGTGTCGCCTTGCCGTTCTCAGGAGCAGGCGGGGGTTCTGACGGCGGTGTTGAGTCACGCAGCGGAGTCGTCGGAGGGATTGGCGGGGTATCTGACGCAGGTTCTGCTGGAGCCGAGTCAGCGTCTGGAGAAGTCGGCGGTGCTGCTGGGGGGTTACGAGCATCTGGCGGACCTGGGTTACCTGCAGCGGACGCTGCGTGAGGGTGACGGGAGCGACGCGATGCCGGGGGGCTACCGGGTGGAAACGGCGGACGTTGCTCCGTCGGGTTGGTTGGAGCGTGTGATCCTGTCGAGTTACGAGCGGACGCTGGACTGTCCGTCGCTGGTGGGTCGTCGCGCGATCGAGGACATCGTGGCGGGTCACAAGGCGACGGGTGTGTTCGATCCGACGCTCTGGTTCATTCTGGTGGAGGAGGCGTCGGAGGAGCCGGTGGGTGTGACGCTGATCAATCCGCTGGTTCAGCCGGGTGGTTACGAGCTGGTTTATCTGGGTGTGGGCGTGTCGCACCGGGGTCGGGGTCTTGCGGGTTGGATGATGCGTTACGCGATGGGCGCGTTGTGTGGTCGATCGTCGTCGGGGACGCTGTATCTGGCGGTGGATCAGCGGAACGTACCGGCTTTAAAGCTCTACGCGGGGCTGGGTTTCAGGCAGACGGCGGAGCGCGCGGCGTACCTGCGGATGCTGTGA